Part of the candidate division TA06 bacterium genome is shown below.
ATCCCGTCGGACGCAAAATATCAAATGAAGAAATTGCCCGGGTCAACCTTAAGCCCGAAAGATTTCATGGAGAATGGAATTATACAATTTACCCGAGCCTCAATAATAACTTGTAAAGCTTATTTATTTACAGCTACTTATTGAACCGCAAACAGAAAAATGCCTGGAACCAGCGAAAAAATAATGCAGCGACTGCTGATGACCGTGGCCTTTTCGGCCCTCTCGGCCCTGCTGTTGATCGCCGTTTTCATCATCAGCCAGGGGATGCCCTTCATTTTCCGGTACGGGTTAGGGGAATTTTTATTCTCGTCCCAGTGGAATCCCCAAGCCGGCAAATTCGGCATCTTTCCCATGGTGATCTCCACCCTGTGGGTCACCCTGGGAGCCATGGCCATCGGGGCCCCGCTGGGGGTGGCCGGGGCGGTGTTCTTAACCGAGTTCGTGCCCCGCCCGGTGATGCGGATAATTAAACCGGCCATCGAACTGCTGGCCGGGATCCCCTCGGTGGTCTACGGATTCATCGGGGTGATGGTACTGGCCCCGCTGATCCGGGACCATCTGGGAGGCCCGGGGCTTTCGCTGCTGGCCGGCTCCATTATCCTGGGCATAATGATCCTGCCCACCATCATCAGCATCTCCATCGACTCCATCATGGCGGTGCCCAAGACCTACCGCGAAGGCTCTTTGGCCTTGGGGGCCACGGTCTGGCAGACGGTGCGGATGGTGACCCTGCCGGCGGCCCGCTCCGGTATCGCGGCCAGCATCATCCTTGCCATGGGACGGGCCATCGGCGAAACCATGGCGGTGATCATGGTCACCGGGAATTCCGTCAAAATACCGCACTCGGCCCTGGAATCGGTGCGCAGCCTGACCGCCAACATCGCCCTGGAGATGGGCTATGCCACCGGGCTGCACCGCCAGGCACTGTTCGCCACCGGGGTGGTGCTGTTCGTGGTAATCATGATCCTGAACTTCAGCGCCAGTTTTGTGATGCGCCAGAGAAAGGTCCGCAGATGAAACTAGACCCCAAGCATACCCAGCAGGCGGCGGTGGCGGTGTTGGGCTCGGCCACCCTGCTGACCCTGACCGCCCTGGTCTTCATCATCGTCTTCGTGCTGGAGAAGGGCCTGCCGGTTTTAAACTGGGCCTTTCTAACCGGAGCGCCCCAGGATATGGGCCGGGCCGGGGGGATCTTCCCGGCCATTGTGGGTTCGGTGGCTTTGACCTTGCTGGCCGTGATACTGGCCGCGCCTTTGGGCGTGGGGACGGCAGTCTACCTGACCGAATACACCCGGGAATCCCGTTTGACGGCAGTGATCCGTTTTGGGGCCGACTGCTTGGCCGGCATCCCTTCCATCATCTTCGGGCTATTCGGGTTCATATTATTCGTGACCATCTTACAGATGGGCTGGTCGCTGCTGGCCGGGGCGCTGACCCTGGCCCTGATGATCCTGCCTACCATCATCCGCACCACCGAGGAGGCCATCAAGGCGGTGCCGCTCTCTTACCGCGAGGTCAGCTATTCGCTGGGCGCCACCCGCTGGCAGACGGTGCGCAAGGTGATCCTGCCCAACGCCCTGCCCGGCATACTCACTGGCATCATGCTGGGGGTGGGGCGGTCCTTGGGGGAGACCGCAGCCGTTATCTTCACCGCCGGGGCCTCCCTAAGGATCCCGGCCTCGGTCTTCGATTCGGTCCGAACCATGGCGGTGCACTTTTACCTGCTGGCCCGGGAGGGCATCTCGGTCGAGAACGCTTATGGAACGGCGGCGGCCCTGATTATCGCCGTGCTTTCGGTCAACCTGCTGGCCTACTGGATGATGAACCGGATGATAGCCAAAAGAACATAAGGGTCAACGCATGTCAGTCAAAATATCATTAAACAAATTTTCGGTCTTTTCCGGTCCGGACCCACTGCTCCAAAACGTGAGCCTGGAGGTCCAGAGCAGCCAGATACTGGGCGTAATAGGGCCGTCCGGCTCCGGCAAAACCACCTTTCTCCGTTCCTTAAACCGGATGAACGAACTGCAGCCCGGCTTCCGGATCGAGGGCCGGGCGCTGCTGGACGGGGAAGATATTTACGGCCGGGATTATGATGCCGTCAGCCTTCGTAAAAAAGTGGGGATGGTGTTTGCCATGCCGGTTCCTTTGCCCATGAGCATCCATGAAAACATAACCTATGGACCCAAACTTTCCGCGGACAAAGGATGGAAGCATGACGAAGCGGTGGTGGAAAAATCCTTAAAGGCGGCTTTTTTATGGGACGAGGTCAAGGACCGTTTGAGGACATCGGCCTTGAGGCTTTCGGGCGGCCAACAGCAGCGGCTGTGCCTGGCCAGGACCCTGA
Proteins encoded:
- the pstA gene encoding phosphate ABC transporter permease PstA yields the protein MKLDPKHTQQAAVAVLGSATLLTLTALVFIIVFVLEKGLPVLNWAFLTGAPQDMGRAGGIFPAIVGSVALTLLAVILAAPLGVGTAVYLTEYTRESRLTAVIRFGADCLAGIPSIIFGLFGFILFVTILQMGWSLLAGALTLALMILPTIIRTTEEAIKAVPLSYREVSYSLGATRWQTVRKVILPNALPGILTGIMLGVGRSLGETAAVIFTAGASLRIPASVFDSVRTMAVHFYLLAREGISVENAYGTAAALIIAVLSVNLLAYWMMNRMIAKRT
- a CDS encoding phosphate ABC transporter ATP-binding protein; amino-acid sequence: MSVKISLNKFSVFSGPDPLLQNVSLEVQSSQILGVIGPSGSGKTTFLRSLNRMNELQPGFRIEGRALLDGEDIYGRDYDAVSLRKKVGMVFAMPVPLPMSIHENITYGPKLSADKGWKHDEAVVEKSLKAAFLWDEVKDRLRTSALRLSGGQQQRLCLARTLTLEPEVILLDEPCSGLDPISTAKIEEALTILKERYTVILVTNNTKQAARVSDRTAFFLMGQLVEEGLTQQMFTAPKDKKTSDYITGRFG
- the pstC gene encoding phosphate ABC transporter permease subunit PstC translates to MPGTSEKIMQRLLMTVAFSALSALLLIAVFIISQGMPFIFRYGLGEFLFSSQWNPQAGKFGIFPMVISTLWVTLGAMAIGAPLGVAGAVFLTEFVPRPVMRIIKPAIELLAGIPSVVYGFIGVMVLAPLIRDHLGGPGLSLLAGSIILGIMILPTIISISIDSIMAVPKTYREGSLALGATVWQTVRMVTLPAARSGIAASIILAMGRAIGETMAVIMVTGNSVKIPHSALESVRSLTANIALEMGYATGLHRQALFATGVVLFVVIMILNFSASFVMRQRKVRR